In Glycine soja cultivar W05 chromosome 10, ASM419377v2, whole genome shotgun sequence, the genomic stretch ttcctcttttcaatatatttttaatttattactaaatcataataagaatcaaatgtaatttttactTTCAAATCCATTCATTTACTCTCATTAAAATCACGACATATAtaggtttttaaaataaatttgtaaattaaaattgaaatttaagaattaaatatcaaattaactaTATTTGAACGATGTGTTATAatcttatcttttaatttaatttactcccattaaaaacatgaaatatgttattgtttatttgttatttaattttcactttaaaATTAACTGTTTAATTaaccacacacacaaaaaaaaaaaaaaaacttcagatCTTCTCCAAATGCAGATATTAATATGGTTTACAAggttttttttcccttcttaATATCTACAAATAAATCTTTCAGAAAAAAACTACAGAAAAATCTTGCACATTGCTAACTTTTTTTCAGTATTATATAGAAAAGTTTCAGATTATTATGATTCTTTAATatagttgaaattatttttaaataaaattaaattttgttattttattgattagtatatttataagaacacatttgaaatatattctttttataatcattttaaaattgaaaatttttatttaaataaacattatgttaattcttttacatataaaaataatatactcaTTAAATTTTCATTGCATATATGTCTACACAAGTCCTCAAAATATTAAGACTAATTTGTATGTGTccatttttttgtatatatttaatattttgaggtgataaatataatatttagataaaattataattaattttataatttaaaaattttgaagataaaaattaattactaaaaaataaatttaacaattagagTTTAACAATCacatattaacaaaataatttaaaaaaacatatcatataataaatttttttaaaaatataatattgatataaaatttctcaaaaaaattactatttattttataatttaaaaataaatctaacatataaaaactaattgcataatgatttaaattaaaaaaatacaatattcaGTTTAAAACAACAGTTTGTTGGCCGCGGCCACACCTCAAGACTAGAGTggacatttatattttaagaatcTCGAAAGTCACAATCAAAACCCTATCCTCATTCCTCAAGCAATGGCCGCCGCAGCACCGCCCCCGGCCCCAACTCCAGCCCCGGAGCCCGCCACATCCCTCCCGGAAACCACCCCTCTCTTCACCCGCATCCGCCTCGCCACCCCTTCCGATGTTCCCCACATCCACAAGCTCATCCACCAGATGGCCGTCTTCGAACGCCTCACCCACCTCTTCTCCGCCACCGAGTCCTCCCTCTCCTCCACCCTCTTCACTTCCCCACCCTTCCAATCCTTCACCGTCCTCCTTCTAGAAGCCTCCCCCACCCCCTTCCTCAATTCAACCCTAAACCCAAACCCTTTCTACAAACCCATCACCAAACTCCTTAACCTTTCCAATCCCATCAACGACCCCGAGAGCGACACGTTCAAAACCCTCGACGGTGTTACCGTTGTTGGGTTTGTGTTGTTTTTTCCGAACTATTCGACTTTTCTAGGGAAGCCAGGGTTTTACGTGGAAGACCTGTTCGTGAGGGAGTGTTACAGGAGGAAAGGGTTTGGGAGAATGTTGCTGTCTGCGGTGGCGAAGCAGGCGGTGAAGATGGAGTACGGAAGAGTCGAATGGGTTGTTCTCGATTGGAATGTGAATGCGATTAGATTTTATCAAGAGATGGGTGCTGAGGTCTTGAACGAGTGGAGGGTTTGCAGGTTGACTGGGGAGGCACTTCAGGCTTATGGAGGTGCTGattagaatttaaaaatgtttcttttttatttttctttttccctatatatataataataataataataataataataataataataattgttatttttaggtTTGGAATTAGTCAATTAGGCATGGTTTAACTGGGTTGAGGGAAATTGTGAGTGTAAACATTTTGATACCTATCTATCTGGTTTGAAATTATTATAGGACTTGTTGTTTTAATTGGATTTTACTGTTGTTCTGTTTATTGTGCGTGCTAATGTTTCAGTTGTTGGTATATATACGTGGAAACTTGGTTAGTCTTAAAATTGGATCTTTAGGTTAAGATAAATGATATATGGACACTTTTTACATCTATTCGTTTTTTTTCTGGTATACGATTGTAAGGAATATCTTTAATTGTTGATAAAGACTAGTTTTTTTGGGGAGGTTTCGAAGTTattagaaatgtttttttttttaataattggaaTTTGAGTTTGGAAAGAttaatcaattagactttgttTTAATTGGGTTGGGGGAAATTGTGGGTGTAAACATTTTGTTATCTATCTGTCTGGTTTGAAATTATTATAGGATTTGTCGTTTTAATTGGATTTTGCTGTTGTTGTGTTTATTGTGTGGTATTATTGTGTGTGCTAATGTTTTGGTACATATGTGGAACTTGGTGAGTCTTAAAATTGGATCTTTGGGATAAGATAAATGAtacatgaacttttttttttctgctatACGATTGTAAGGCGCtggtttttcattcttttttctgCTTTAGAATTTGGATTTGGATTCGGCAAGTTTTTAGTGTTGGAATGTTGCTTTCGGCTTTCCGGAGGAACATGTCGTTTTAGATGGATTTTGCCTCTTCTTTATATCAGATATACATGTGGTAATGTTCTTTATGGTTAGTCCATGATGTGAAATGTTGGTTGATTTTGTCATTCCGAAGCTTGGGTTATCACTTGTGATACAATGTTATTGTGAAATAAAAATGCAGATTagccccaattttttttttcccgaATTTCACTTCAGTGCTGTTTAAGCATCAATAAAACATATCTGGTGAGTGATACACGCTTGTCCATATTAGATCTTATAAtcgaagaaaattaaaaaaaaaaaaagtctctaaAAGTGTGACTTTAAGTGATATATTTAGTATCCAAATTtagaaatttgatatttttttttaattctaggGATTAATGTGATAAATACGCACTAGAGTTCAGGAAGAAAACATTATGTGTTTCGAGTTCATAATCATTTCCTCCCTTttgttttatccttttttgcattttttagattttcttcGTTGTGAGGCAAGTAACTTGAAAATAGATTGATTAATGATCAAAACTTGAGAAGTCATTGATTAAAGTGGCGGTGGCCAATTTCTAGAAGCCATTACACGTTGGAAgcatcttgattcttgagtggCTTTTGGTTTTatcaaagaacaaaaataggTTGTTTAAAGAACCGTTTCAGGTGTCTCTTTCGCTTCTGATTTCGTGTACTTTTTCTGTCAAAACAGTGGTTCATTATCATGTTCCCACCGCAAACAAtcctaaatttttattatttttataaattttctcattctgtttattattattttttacatggttgcatattttatcatttaacaatttaactatataatatatattcttaGTAAATTTTAccatccaaattttaatttttatgcatatGACCAATCTGAAGTGTCActacaaaaattaaagaaaaaattaaatgatattgttttactatgaatataatgataaaatacACTAAAAATATGATAGTAAAATATCTGGACAAAAAGCTTGTGAAAAAAtacgtaaaaataaaaaacttgattgataaaatttgtaaaagtttaatggtaaagtatataattaaagatattcttttttaagtttaataagTATGCATTGATAGAGATAAGTTGTTTTACATTCAttcagtttttttcttttctttttacttcattaaaaaagaaatgacaaaactacaagGTGTGGCAACGAGGCTGATGTTGTTGCCCATTGCCTAGCCAATGTAGGAGCTCGTCAGTCTATTGCCTTTTGTGTTTCGGATGTTCCCTCCCCTGATATTTCTACCCTCCTTTTGAGGTTTTGTTCATTATTCTTGATTGAATAGTGTTTTAATATATTGACTACAATTATTCTACAGGAAGTAGGCAAGGCAAGGTGCGCGTTGGGGATGGATTTGATTTTTTCCATCCTCAAAAGAGGTGGGACAAGATTAGGTTTGAGTATAAAATTGAcggatttaaaatttaatattcatcTGTTCTTACGAATTTTATTAAGTTCAGGTATATTTAAAGTATAATATTGTGTTTTTCATGATGTTTGattaattaactttaattaaaCTAGCAAGATATCCATGCATTAGCATTGGTTTTTATGTATGTCCGAAATACActacttataaaattaaaatttgatattaaaacaaacacaattagttattatattctataaaaatgaaaaaaaaaattagagtattcaagcaaaacaaaatcaacgaAATACAGAACTAGAAAATTGAAACCATTGTTCATGTTCTTACCGGTTTCcgtctaataaattttatttcaatgtatttactatgtatttatgtaaaaaaaattaacactattacaattaatttaattaattatatgatttggtatgtaatattttataagaaaaatatatttaataaattaatatttgttaaacAAGTGGCATCAATAAATTAAGAGGGgagtgaattaagttttaaaaaaatttcctaacaaattttaattctttctttAAATGGAATATGTAGACTTAatagaaaagaagtaaagaacaattcaatcgatactttttaaaaatatgcaaagtaaaattagaatgcaataaattaaaggaAGTTAAGGAAGAGAGAAtttcaaactcagttttatattgGTCTCTTGATTAACAATTGATTGCTTTTGAAGTacagaaaaatatttctctctttAGAGAAGAATGATACAAGTTGAAGAACTTATAATAATCCTTAATGATTTTACAAGTATTTGGCCAAAGGTTTTCTTGTGAGAGAATAAGACAATGAATGTTCTGAAAAATTCGGAAAAATTTCGAACATAAGTCACATgtttataggcctttggtggcttttcaaaaagttgtgacttttcaaagttatttttcaaaatttccttactggtaatcgattgggTAATAGGTTACACAGTTAATTTTGaggagttataactcttcagttctgaatttcaaaatttcgtgaccggtaatcaattacacaattgtTGTAGTCGAttacatttaaaattcaaattcaaaatcttttttgaaaactgtttaaaactattttgcttctggtaatcgattacagcctctcgtaatcaattaccagagagaaaaacatatatttttcaaaactaaaatttacttaaaaactTTGTAAGGTGTTTGAAAGATTAACTTttaaggccaaacctttgcaatttctttaagagattcttttaacatataaatgattaattattaatcgTTTCTCTTGATTTCTTGACTTGGATCAACATTAAATAGCTTTCATCtatttgacatcatcaaaagcTTCATACAACATATGCATCTACAAtattaaatgtttattatatgattatgtaaaaatgatatttaaccttattttataaatactgattaaaaaaattgtatatgaaGTTattaaagagagacaaaatattattttataataaataattatatttaattaaattaattttcagtataaaaatttcatctgtataatataaatattattcaaaattattatttattcataaaattattttatttaatttctaactaaaaatgattttatagaatttcaaattaaaaataaatatggttGATTCTTTGACATACTGTTAAGTTAGATCCTTAATCTCAAAGAAAGAGTGTTGTCACCCATAATGGTTCATCTATAATTATTGTTTCTgtcataaaaaattgaaattaatttaatttatgatattcttaagtaagtattttaaaattattgtaataaaatatatttaataaattaatttaatatttattatatttaagatgATTACCAAGTAAAAATCAGTTTTCAACgtaaaaataaatagtgttcAATTTTTGGTATGCAAATGCGTTAACTATCCTAGAAATAATTGTATCGTTGATAATGGTATTGTGTAGAATTCTCTCccctaaaaatataagattttaatttattatattattgagtCTTTTGTCTGCACTTTGGCATTGAGTaagtaattgaaaattattttgtaataagaaatttattttttaaattaactttaataaatttgttactacatattatgtaaaaattaaacataatataatttatgatatagtaatttaaaattatcttttagtaaaaatatatttaagaaattaattaaaaggatattataggattttaaaagtaaaaataaatattattgagtTTTTTATGTGCACTTGTGTTAACCACTCGCATAAAAATTTTTGTTGTCTATAATGATATTGAATAAGA encodes the following:
- the LOC114369304 gene encoding probable acetyltransferase NATA1-like, translating into MAAAAPPPAPTPAPEPATSLPETTPLFTRIRLATPSDVPHIHKLIHQMAVFERLTHLFSATESSLSSTLFTSPPFQSFTVLLLEASPTPFLNSTLNPNPFYKPITKLLNLSNPINDPESDTFKTLDGVTVVGFVLFFPNYSTFLGKPGFYVEDLFVRECYRRKGFGRMLLSAVAKQAVKMEYGRVEWVVLDWNVNAIRFYQEMGAEVLNEWRVCRLTGEALQAYGGSRQGKVRVGDGFDFFHPQKRWDKIRFEYKIDGFKI